The Anoplolepis gracilipes chromosome 14, ASM4749672v1, whole genome shotgun sequence genome includes a window with the following:
- the Bsg25d gene encoding uncharacterized protein Bsg25d has protein sequence MAEHSNDLYERQLFAVFESCLTKGEDELDENDLFSICNKLHLHGLMEELKSCIHKHCPNKQTISFQEFRDGLLILLKKFQGLITDKQPCYNLTTCDIEKNEISIDGQSISEIHLQDMKTTITMDENRSTHLWEKIKVYLRNNMDPIAIQFISNCLGIPELPKQITETIFERLDQNCDGLINFDEFVIIFQKRKSIEASHTNNASENNIVNCDVKTLDFTICKSRRMSSMQLNKTLDKEEVAGVSDITVLSSSGDLNALNTSLAEITNIICNELKNLNESFDNNTIQSHITLLQEMVVAHQEEQRSLHAAIENMKVEREKMRLDMLEANERANLLAQEIDECQVQLEKTKKNLQRQSEHRYAEMTKELSDQFNIEREMNAAALKSKDDQLQALQKENHDMKNKIVNMLQENQMLEAENKSLLKQIEKLRQSNNDLLTQIKVLDAEQDEIQSIEAKQQEQVDFFIDRIKQLQSEVTLLRDQNDELNTELENFKCHGEDMKYEAPVDPFGTLVSLCDPNETHSPMQDFHLEMDQQVVDTKVSFSFGSPMDKGRQIDISNANSNPTEYKRFEDTIIKDLENVLATNAKCISEKCALRDGISRLIANLQSNFFLRSSSARDFGKSIASELEMECEERTNESLRDLVVSKVPKPNVFAKRTTVSGSMEDFTSQDAKDITQNKTTSLRDYPPRKEEHSADQCKNNKEKINSSNIIEVENISTSRGATTNVELLEIEKKQLIERCQELERSLDLLKTEYEECEDYWAAKLEEERQLFEQEQKISDDKLAELINKIVEYEELISPSDKSKNCGGRLSPIEEKFTLEQQYIALEEEFEKWRIKTETDISQKNLEIEDLREKLRLAERPVTNDSYVQVPENEIFLSDSSHYKSSSTSSIPSTNEPFMDLCGTINHTSSIEFLLSNDSDKLLKQKGHVDYHDLYSTKCPEMKETKTMNQRHKIMDKYQNNSPNAKTMVGIKKEDKRGSEFKFTRDVTKEISCSCAQNNAQQDVGCINLSILQDLKMKLYTQERKKRHLQHYVKQQRQSIEKLLQRIMVQHQTEVCELQCLLRDSQERFQMQVQTTIDQADKLASADILVKDLYIENAYLTAHMKRLQERCLVLSGLDVGTTSM, from the exons ATGGCTGAACACAGCAATGATCTTTACGAACGACAGCTCTTTGCTGTGTTTGAGAGCTGTTTGACAAAAGGAGAGGATGAACTGGATGAAAACGATTTGTTCTCCATTTGCAACAAATTACATCTCCATGGATTaatggaggaattaaaatcttGCATTCACAAACATTGTCCGAATAAACAAACTATTTCTTTTCAAGAATTTCGGGAcggtttattaattttgttgaaaaagtTTCAAGGATTGATTACCGATAAACAGCCGTGCTATAATTTAACTACATGCGATATCGAGAAGAACGAGATCTCGATCGACGGTCAGAGTATCTCGGAGATTCATCTGCAAGATATGAAAACTACTATTACAATGGATGAGAATAGATCGACACACTTGTGGGAAAAAATTAAGGTTTACCTAAGGAATAACATGGATCCTATAGCGatacaatttatatcaaattgtttGGGAATTCCAGAACTTCCAAAGCAAATAACAGAAACTATCTTTGAGAGACTTGATCAAAATTGCGACGGGTTGATAAATTTCGACgagtttgtaattatatttcaaaagagaaaaagtataGAGGCTTCGCACACGAATAATGCATCTGAaaacaatattgtaaattgtGATGTAAAGACTTTAGATTTTACAATATGCAAATCTCGTAGAATGAGCTCGATGCAGCTAAACAAAACTTTAGATAAGGAGGAAGTTGCTGGTGTATCCGATATAACTGTACTATCGTCCAGCGGAGATCTTAATGCTTTGAATACTAGCCTTGcggaaataacaaatattatatgcaatgAACTCAAGAATTTAAATGAATCgtttgataataatacaattcaaTCTCATATTACTTTATTGCAAGAAATGGTTGTTGCTCATCAAGAAGAGCAACGCAGTCTACATGCCGCGATAGAAAACATGAAAGTAGAAAGGGAGAAGATGCGGCTCGACATGTTGGAAGCTAATGAACGGGCAAATTTATTGGCGCAGGAAATTGACGAATGTCAGGTTCAATTGGAAAAAACCAAGAAAAATCTACAGAGACAGAGCGAACATCGTTATGCTGAAATGACAAAAGAATTGTCGGATCAGTTTAATATTGAACGAGAGATGAATGCTGCGGCACTAAAATCAAAAGACGATCAGTTACAGGCGTTGCAGAAAGAGAATCACGAcatgaagaataaaattgtaaatatgttgCAGGAGAATCAAATGCTCGAAGCGGAAAATAAATCTCTTCTCAAACAAATTGAAAAGCTGCGTCAATCTAATAATGATTTGTTAACACAGATAAAGGTATTGGACGCAGAACAGGACGAGATACAGAGTATAGAAGCGAAGCAACAAGAACAAGTTGATTTCTTTATCGATCGTATCAAACAATTGCAGTCGGAAGTAACTCTCTTGCGTGATCAAAACGACGAGCTTAATACGGAATTGGAGAATTTTAAATGTCACGGCGAAGATATGAAATACGAAGCGCCTGTCGACCCATTCGGGACTCTTGTTTCGTTGTGCGATCCGAATGAAACTCATTCACCGATGCAAGATTTTCATCTTGAAATGGATCAACAAGTCGTTGATACAAAAGTGTCATTCTCTTTTGGATCACCAATGGATAAAGGACGACAAATTGATATATCCAACGCAAATTCTAACCCAACGGAATACAAAAGATTTGaagatacaattataaaagatttggAAAATGTACTAGCGACAAATGCAAAATGCATTTCAGAGAAATGTGCTTTGAGAGACGGTATATCGAGATTAATCGCTAATCTGcaatcaaattttttcctACGTTCCTCTTCCGCGCGTGATTTCGGCAAGAGTATAGCGTCCGAGCTTGAGATGGAATGTGAGGAACGAACTAACGAATCCTTGCGTGATTTGGTTGTTTCGAAAGTACCGAAGCCGAACGTTTTCGCGAAACGTACAACAGTGTCGGGCAGCATGGAAGATTTCACTAGTCAAGATGCGAAAGACATAACGCAAAATAAGACGACGAGTCTTAGAGATTATCCACCGCGAAAAGAAGAACATTCCGCGGACcagtgtaaaaataataaggaaaaaatcAATTCCTCTAATATTATCGAAGTCGAAAACATTTCGACTTCGAGAGGCGCGACGACAAATGTAGAATTACTAGAGATTGAGAAGAAACAATTAATCGAACGTTGCCAAGAACTCGAACGTAGTTTAGACTTGTTGAAAACGGAATACGAAGAATGTGAAGATTATTGGGCTGCAAAATTGGAAGAAGAGAGACAACTTTTTGAACAAGAACAAAAAATAAGCGACGACAAACTTGCCgaacttattaataaaatagtagaGTATGAGGAATTAATTAGTCCTTCGGATAAATCAAAAAATTGCGGCGGACGATTGTCTCCGATAGAAGAAAAGTTTACTTTGGAACAAcag TATATAGCTCTTGAggaagaatttgaaaaatggaGAATAAAAACTGAAACTGACATTTCTCaaaagaatttagaaattgaaGATTTGCGTGAAAAATTAAGATTGGCAGAACGGCCAGTTACAAACGATTCCTACGTACAAGTGCCGGAAAATGAAATCTTTTTGTCAGACTCGTCGCACTATAAATCTTCGAGTACATCTAGTATACCGTCTACGAATGAGCCATTCATGGATCTATGTGGCACAATCAATCATACCTCCTCGATAGAATTTCTACTCTCCAACGATTCCGATAAACTGTTGAAACAAAAAGGTCATGTAGATTATCATGATTTGTATAGTACCAAATGTCCTGAAATGAAAGAAACGAAAACTATGAACCAGCGTCACAAGATAATggataaatatcaaaataattcacCTAACGCCAAGACAATGGTAGgaataaaaaaggaagataAGCGTGGCTCGGAATTCAAATTTACACGTGATGTAACGAAAGAAATCAGCTGTTCATGCGCACAGAATAATGCACAGCAAGACGTAGGTTGCATCAATCTAAGCATTTTgcaagatttaaaaatgaaactttacacCCAAGAACGTAAAAAGCGACATTTGCAGCATTACGTTAAGCAGCAGCGGCAGTCTATTGAGAAACTGTTGCAAC gTATCATGGTGCAACATCAGACAGAAGTATGTGAATTACAGTGCCTTCTTCGTGATAGTCAAGAAAGGTTCCAAATGCAAGTTCAAACAACTATCGATcag GCTGATAAATTAGCTAGTGCTGACATATTAGTCAAGGATTTGTATATAGAAAACGCATATCTGACGGCACATATGAAACGCTTGCAAGAACGGTGTCTCGTTTTAAGCGGCCTCGATGTAGGAACGACTTCaatgtga
- the LOC140673077 gene encoding asparagine synthetase domain-containing protein CG17486, translating to MCGIFCCIHQARNDSESFTQWNICKDVIAGRGPDHLAEKHISLNHHWHGHFAAAVLWMQGPEIITQPSLDDNNNLLLWNGDVFSGCLAKDDVCDTTVILDELKSTTDIISVLWKIEGPYSLIYYQKSTNTLYFGRDIIGRHSLLLKIDNKANSLTLTSVASKNMKGIVEVPAIGIFSMNLNSLRMNLACYPWKEPDLRFTDVIETLETTLNVDINIRKTILNTNSSLTNLHLHPEPKDLEYLENIPDSIDFNETLRYLLGNREVNERVERLTQLLHQSVKVRVKKKPNYCKDCIKIVLNGESTTCRHSKIGILFSGGLDSAILAAIADKYVPENESIDLINVAFEKSINNQKISNINGEKENTIEKYDVPDRKTGRQTYSELLRICPNRKWNFIQCNITQMELQLYRTSRISDLLYPLRTILDESLGCAMWFASRARGILYPVDETYESPCRILLLGIGADELFGGYMRHRTILKHKGWDALVRELNIELARISERNLGRDDRIISDHGKQSRLPYLDENVVKYVQNTKPWERCYPTEKMPTGLGDKLLLRMLACNIGFQSTANFPKRAFQFGSRIANAFIFVNNFAYNINTMRHDAINNALMTD from the exons ATGTGTGGAATATTTTGTTGTATACATCAAGCTAGAAACGACTCTGAATCTTTCACGCAG TGGAATATTTGCAAAGATGTAATAGCTGGACGAGGTCCCGATCATTTAGCAGAGAAACATATATCGTTAAATCATCATTGGCATGGACACTTTGCTGCGGCGGTATTATGGATGCAAGGACCAGAGATAATAACACAGCCAAGTTtggatgataataataatttgttattatggAATGGAGATGTCTTCTCAGGTTGCTTG GCAAAGGATGATGTTTGCGATACAACGGTGATATTGGACGAATTGAAATCGACTACAGATATCATATCTGTGCTTTGGAAGATCGAAGGTCCTTACagcttaatatattatcagaaATCAACCAATACGTTATATTTTGGACGAGATATTATCGGACGGCACAGTttgcttttaaaaatagataacaaGGCTAATTCATTGACTTTAACTTCAGTTGCGagcaaaaatatgaaaggaATCGTAGAAGTACCAGCTATAGGTATCTTTTCAATGAATTTAAATAGCTTGCGGATGAATTTAGCATGTTATCCATGGAAAGAACCAGACTTGAGATTCACGGATGTTATCGAAACATTGGAGACGACTTTAAatgtagatattaatattaggaAAACTATATTAAACACAAATTCGTCGTTGACGAATTTACATCTACATCCCGAGCCAAAAGATTTGGAATATCTAGAAAATATACCAGATAGTATAGATTTTAACGAGACATTGCGGTATTTATTGGGAAATCGGGAGGTAAATGAAAGAGTCGAGAGGTTAACGCAACTTTTACATCAATCTGTGAAAGTTAGAGTAAAAAAGAAACCAAATTATTgcaaagattgcataaaaattgtattaaatggTGAAAGTACTACTTGCCGTCATTCCAAGATTGGGATATTATTTTCCGGTGGCTTAGATTCGGCCATTCTAGCGGCGATTGCTGACAAATATGTTCCAGAAAATGAAAGTATCGATCTCATTAACGTTGCGtttgaaaaatctataaataatcaaaaaataagtaatataaatggTGAAAAGGAGAATACGATAGAGAAATATGATGTGCCGGACAGAAAAACTGGCCGACAAACGTATTCCGAATTGTTACGAATTTGTCCCAACCGAAAATGGAACTTCATACAA TGTAATATCACACAAATGGAACTGCAATTGTATCGCACTTCGCGTATTTCTGATTTATTGTATCCTTTACGTACAATACTAGACGAAAGTTTAGGATGCGCTATGTGGTTTGCAAGTCGTGCAAGGGGTATTCTTTATCCAGTAGATGAAACGTACGAGTCACCATGCAGAATATTACTCTTGGGCATAGGCGCGGATGAATTATTTGGCGGATACATGAGACACAGAACTATATTGAAACATAAAGGATGGGACGCATTGGTGCGAGAGCTAAATATCGAATTGGCTAGAATTTCCGAAAGAAATTTAGGTCGAGACGATCGGATTATTTCTGATCATGGTAAACAGTCCCGTTTACCGTATCTAGATGAGAACGTGGTGAAATACGTGCAAAATACAAAACCATGGGAaag ATGCTACCCGACTGAAAAAATGCCAACTGGATTGGGAGACAAGTTACTATTACGCATGCTAGCCTGCAACATTGGTTTTCAGAGTACAGCCAACTTTCCTAAAAGAGCTTTTCAGTTTGGCTCGCGAATCGCAAATG CTTTTATTTTCGTCAACAATTTTGCGTATAATATCAATACCATGCGACACGACGCGATTAACAATGCGCTAATGactgattaa